A portion of the Pseudarthrobacter defluvii genome contains these proteins:
- a CDS encoding aldo/keto reductase, which translates to MEQRILGKTGRNVSIVGLGTWQLGADWGNVDPAQAQAILAASVEAGVTLFDTADVYGDGKSEQAIGKFLADNPGLGITVATKMGRRMEQRPENYTLANFRQWVDRSRKNLGMDTLDLVQLHCPPTPVYSNNEVYDALDTLVAEGAIRNYGVSVERTDEALEAIRHEGTASVQIILNAFRLKPLDEVLPAAKAAGVGIIARVPLASGLLSGKYTKDTTFAENDHRNYNRQGEAFDVGETFSGVDYEQGLKAVKEFEQLVPSGATTAQAAIAWIAAQDGVTTVIPGARNVEQARANAGAATVSVGKEFDDGVRWIYDHYFRESIHPRW; encoded by the coding sequence ATGGAACAGCGGATTTTAGGCAAGACCGGACGGAACGTCTCCATCGTGGGGCTCGGCACCTGGCAGCTCGGCGCGGACTGGGGCAACGTGGATCCGGCGCAGGCGCAGGCCATCCTCGCAGCCTCGGTGGAGGCCGGCGTCACCCTCTTCGACACCGCCGACGTATACGGCGACGGCAAGAGCGAGCAGGCAATCGGGAAGTTCCTGGCGGACAACCCGGGCCTCGGCATCACGGTGGCCACCAAGATGGGCCGGCGGATGGAACAGCGGCCGGAAAACTACACCCTGGCCAACTTCCGCCAGTGGGTTGACCGCTCACGGAAGAACCTGGGCATGGACACCCTGGACCTGGTCCAGCTGCACTGCCCGCCCACCCCGGTGTACAGCAACAACGAAGTTTATGACGCCCTGGATACACTCGTGGCCGAAGGTGCCATCCGCAACTACGGCGTGAGTGTGGAACGCACGGACGAGGCACTCGAAGCCATCCGGCACGAGGGAACGGCCTCGGTCCAGATCATCCTCAACGCCTTCCGCCTCAAGCCGCTGGACGAGGTACTGCCCGCCGCCAAGGCCGCAGGGGTTGGCATCATCGCCCGCGTGCCGCTGGCATCCGGCCTGCTGTCCGGCAAGTACACCAAGGACACCACGTTCGCGGAGAACGACCACCGCAACTACAACCGCCAGGGCGAGGCCTTCGACGTCGGGGAGACCTTCTCCGGCGTGGACTACGAGCAGGGCCTCAAGGCAGTGAAGGAATTCGAGCAGTTGGTGCCTTCCGGTGCCACCACCGCCCAGGCAGCCATCGCGTGGATCGCCGCGCAGGACGGCGTCACCACCGTTATCCCGGGCGCCCGCAATGTGGAGCAGGCCCGCGCCAATGCTGGCGCGGCCACTGTCAGCGTGGGCAAGGAGTTCGACGACGGCGTCCGCTGGATCTATGACCACTACTTCCGCGAGTCCATCCACCCGCGCTGGTAA
- a CDS encoding molybdopterin-dependent oxidoreductase codes for MAIEINGTPAGTAPRPGQCLRTFLREQGNTGVKKGCDGGDCGACTVHVDGTPVHSCIYPAVRAEGHAITTIEGLAAAGPGGDGELHPVQQQFMERQGFQCGFCTAGMVMTAATFDEKQKENLPRNLKGNLCRCTGYRAIADAVCGDAGHPAPEGRGSGIAGDGQPDPEPGRLGDDVPAPASRAVVTGAARYTLDLPMDQQQALLHLKILRSPHAHARVVSIDKEGALQVPGVVAVFTHEDAPEQLFSTAQHELFTDDPDDTRVLDDVVRFRGQRVAAVVAESVGAAEAGVRALHVEYDELPAVFSPQDALLPGAPLVHGDKDAFASRIAGPDRNVVAELHSELGNVADGFAAADFIHEQTYQTQRVQHVALETHAAIASVDAEGRLQVRTSSQVPFLVRRTLCRVFGLEEDKVHVVAGRVGGGFGGKQEVLTEDLVALAALKLQRPVQLELTRTEQFTATTTRHPFTIKLKAGASRAGRLTALELDVVTNTGAYGNHGPGVMFHGCGESLAVYNCANKKVDAHSVYTNTVPAGAFRGYGLSQMIFAIESAMDELAAGIGMDPLEFRRRNMVREGDHMLSTQPDPEEDVHYGSYGLDQCLDLVRDALDRGKARYQDAGLDDLGPDWMVGEGAALSMIDTVPPRGHFAHSHVRLLPDGTYQADVGTAEFGNGTTTVHAQLAATALSTEAARVVVRQSDTDLVEHDTGAFGSAGTVVAGKATLAAAEELAVRIRAFAAGIRQTQASACVLDGGSVVIDGTPVALADLAQAAADAGVELAAEGRWGGTPRSVAFNVHGFRVAVNRGTGELKILQSVQAADAGVVVNPRQCRGQIEGGIAQALGATLYEEVVVDDAGKVTTDILRQYHIPTFADVPRSEVYFADTNDKLGPLGAKSMSESPFNPVAPALANAIRNATGVRFASLPIARDRIYMGLKEAGLVPKLERVTS; via the coding sequence ATGGCCATCGAGATCAATGGCACCCCCGCAGGCACCGCACCCCGCCCCGGCCAGTGCCTGCGCACTTTCCTGCGGGAGCAGGGCAACACCGGCGTGAAGAAGGGGTGCGATGGGGGCGATTGCGGCGCCTGCACCGTGCACGTGGACGGAACACCGGTCCACAGCTGCATCTACCCGGCCGTCCGGGCGGAGGGGCATGCGATCACCACTATTGAGGGGTTGGCTGCTGCTGGCCCTGGCGGTGACGGGGAATTGCACCCCGTGCAGCAGCAGTTCATGGAGCGGCAGGGTTTCCAGTGCGGCTTCTGCACCGCGGGCATGGTGATGACGGCGGCAACGTTCGATGAGAAGCAGAAAGAGAACCTGCCCAGGAACCTCAAGGGCAACCTTTGCCGGTGCACCGGGTACCGCGCCATTGCCGATGCGGTCTGCGGGGATGCCGGCCATCCCGCCCCTGAAGGACGCGGCTCCGGCATCGCCGGGGACGGCCAGCCGGATCCGGAGCCGGGCCGCCTGGGCGACGACGTTCCCGCGCCCGCAAGCCGGGCCGTCGTCACCGGCGCCGCCCGCTACACCCTGGACCTCCCGATGGACCAGCAGCAGGCACTGCTGCACCTGAAGATCCTGCGCTCGCCGCACGCCCACGCACGGGTGGTGTCCATCGACAAGGAGGGGGCGCTGCAGGTCCCTGGCGTCGTGGCCGTCTTCACCCATGAGGACGCGCCGGAGCAGTTGTTCTCCACGGCCCAGCACGAGCTCTTCACCGACGACCCCGACGATACGCGCGTGCTCGATGACGTGGTGCGGTTTCGCGGGCAGCGGGTGGCCGCCGTCGTCGCGGAATCCGTGGGCGCCGCGGAAGCCGGGGTCCGTGCGCTGCACGTGGAGTATGACGAGCTTCCCGCCGTCTTCTCGCCCCAGGATGCCCTGCTGCCCGGCGCTCCTTTGGTCCACGGGGACAAGGACGCCTTTGCCTCCCGCATCGCCGGTCCGGACCGCAACGTGGTGGCGGAACTGCACTCGGAGCTGGGAAACGTGGCCGATGGTTTCGCCGCCGCCGACTTCATCCACGAACAGACCTACCAGACCCAGAGGGTGCAGCACGTTGCGCTGGAAACGCACGCGGCCATCGCCTCGGTGGACGCCGAAGGCCGGCTGCAGGTCCGCACCTCCAGCCAGGTCCCGTTCCTGGTCCGGCGGACGCTGTGCCGGGTGTTCGGCCTGGAAGAAGACAAGGTGCACGTGGTGGCCGGGCGTGTGGGCGGTGGCTTCGGCGGCAAGCAGGAAGTCCTCACCGAGGACCTCGTGGCGCTCGCGGCCCTGAAGCTGCAGCGGCCGGTCCAGCTGGAACTCACCCGCACGGAGCAGTTCACCGCCACCACCACCCGGCACCCGTTCACCATCAAGCTGAAGGCGGGCGCCAGCAGGGCCGGCAGGCTGACGGCCCTGGAGCTGGACGTCGTGACCAACACCGGCGCCTACGGCAACCACGGGCCGGGCGTGATGTTCCACGGCTGCGGTGAATCGCTGGCCGTGTACAACTGCGCAAACAAGAAGGTGGACGCGCACTCGGTGTACACGAACACTGTTCCGGCCGGTGCTTTCCGCGGCTACGGACTCAGCCAGATGATCTTCGCCATCGAGTCTGCCATGGACGAACTGGCGGCCGGGATCGGCATGGATCCGCTGGAGTTCCGCCGCCGGAACATGGTCCGGGAGGGGGACCACATGCTGTCCACCCAGCCGGATCCGGAGGAGGACGTCCACTACGGCAGCTACGGCCTGGACCAGTGCCTGGACCTGGTCCGCGATGCCTTGGACCGCGGCAAGGCCCGCTACCAGGATGCGGGTCTGGATGACCTGGGGCCCGACTGGATGGTGGGCGAGGGCGCTGCACTGTCGATGATCGACACCGTGCCGCCGCGCGGGCACTTCGCCCACTCCCACGTCCGGCTCCTGCCGGACGGAACGTACCAGGCCGACGTCGGTACCGCCGAGTTCGGCAACGGCACCACCACGGTGCACGCACAGTTGGCGGCCACAGCCTTGTCCACGGAGGCGGCCAGGGTGGTGGTGCGGCAGTCAGACACGGACCTGGTGGAGCACGATACCGGTGCGTTCGGCTCTGCCGGTACGGTGGTGGCCGGCAAGGCCACGCTGGCCGCGGCGGAAGAGTTGGCCGTCCGGATCCGGGCCTTCGCGGCAGGCATCCGGCAGACGCAGGCTTCCGCGTGCGTTCTTGACGGAGGCAGCGTTGTGATCGATGGAACTCCCGTGGCACTGGCTGACCTGGCGCAGGCTGCTGCGGATGCCGGCGTCGAACTTGCTGCCGAGGGGCGCTGGGGTGGCACCCCACGCTCCGTAGCCTTCAACGTGCACGGCTTCCGGGTGGCGGTGAACCGCGGCACCGGTGAGCTGAAGATCCTGCAAAGCGTGCAGGCGGCGGACGCCGGCGTGGTGGTCAACCCGCGCCAGTGCCGCGGCCAGATCGAGGGCGGGATCGCGCAGGCCCTGGGTGCCACGCTGTACGAGGAGGTGGTAGTGGACGACGCCGGCAAGGTCACCACGGACATCCTGCGGCAGTACCACATTCCTACTTTCGCGGACGTGCCGCGCAGCGAGGTGTACTTTGCGGACACCAACGACAAACTGGGGCCGCTGGGGGCGAAATCGATGAGCGAAAGCCCGTTCAATCCCGTGGCGCCGGCGCTTGCCAATGCCATCCGGAACGCCACCGGAGTGCGGTTCGCGTCTTTGCCCATCGCCCGGGACCGGATCTACATGGGGCTCAAGGAAGCGGGCCTGGTGCCCAAGCTGGAGCGCGTGACTTCCTAG
- a CDS encoding FAD binding domain-containing protein, whose protein sequence is MDMNTIEAVVRTTDPAQWRDGDAWLAGGTVLFSYGSYAFGPRPLTRLLDLGEAGWTPVTVTDDGIELAATCTIAELYNLPASPAAAGRSWPGLDLVRACCDSFVASFKIWNMSTVGGNLCTSLPAGPIISLCAGLDGTATILGPGGTSRRVPVADFITGDATNCLAPGELLRSVHLPASALASRVAFRRLSLSNLGRSGALLIGRLDGGASLVLTVTAATKRPVQLRFDGVPDADRLAAALDDAIPAELYHDDIHGLPAWRRDMAYRLAEEIRAELAVPEGTPGLAVSGDFWPPRSATPPGSTALSKGA, encoded by the coding sequence ATGGACATGAACACTATCGAGGCGGTGGTCCGCACCACAGACCCCGCACAGTGGCGCGACGGCGATGCCTGGCTTGCCGGTGGCACCGTCCTGTTCTCGTACGGCAGCTACGCCTTTGGCCCCCGGCCGCTCACCCGCCTGCTGGATCTTGGCGAGGCCGGTTGGACGCCCGTCACCGTCACCGACGACGGTATCGAGCTGGCCGCGACCTGCACGATCGCCGAGCTGTACAACCTTCCGGCATCCCCGGCCGCGGCAGGCCGCTCCTGGCCCGGGCTGGACCTGGTCCGCGCGTGCTGCGATTCGTTCGTGGCGTCCTTCAAGATCTGGAACATGTCCACCGTGGGCGGCAACCTCTGCACCTCCCTGCCCGCAGGGCCGATCATCTCGCTGTGCGCCGGGCTGGACGGCACGGCCACCATCCTCGGGCCGGGCGGCACCAGCCGGCGGGTTCCGGTGGCGGACTTCATCACCGGGGATGCGACAAACTGCCTGGCACCCGGCGAGCTGCTCCGCAGCGTCCACCTGCCGGCGTCGGCCCTTGCCTCGCGGGTGGCGTTCCGCCGGCTGTCGCTAAGCAACCTGGGCCGGTCCGGGGCGCTGCTCATTGGAAGGCTCGACGGCGGCGCCTCCCTGGTGCTGACCGTCACCGCCGCCACCAAGCGGCCCGTTCAGCTGCGCTTCGACGGAGTGCCGGATGCAGACCGGCTGGCCGCTGCATTGGACGATGCCATTCCGGCAGAGCTCTATCACGACGACATCCACGGCCTGCCTGCCTGGCGCCGCGATATGGCCTACCGGCTGGCCGAGGAAATCCGCGCGGAGCTGGCAGTCCCCGAGGGAACGCCGGGACTGGCGGTCTCCGGGGACTTCTGGCCGCCCCGGAGCGCCACCCCGCCCGGATCAACAGCACTTTCGAAAGGGGCCTGA
- a CDS encoding XdhC family protein: protein MIDLIPSLGPWVPRLAGEEFAVATIVGASGSVPRPVGTSMLVAASGDVLGSLSGGCVEGALVALAQEAMDDGVPRHETFGFSSADAFAAGLTCGGELAIHIEPVPAGTGAAHPLRAALARLAGLGPDQPVALVRLLGNAGGAAVVLPDPAAFRLAASPQLAVLLDGEPALQVEALVRGGGAGLVHLPQPGECAADRSDSQPAGPAVLVESRLAPPRMLVFGANDFGAALVPAAKLLGYHVTLVDARPAFASQPRFAAADQVVTDWPHRYLAAEAAAGRTDSRTVAAVLTHDPKFDIPLLETALALDLAYVGAMGSRRSHLQRVDELLNAGVPPERIAQLHSPIGLDLGAVTPAEVAVSVTAELIAARNSAATCGPLRDTSGAIHHPAAPAAADLDTQEIAWT, encoded by the coding sequence ATGATTGACCTGATCCCTTCACTTGGCCCGTGGGTGCCGCGGCTTGCGGGCGAGGAGTTCGCCGTGGCCACCATCGTGGGCGCGTCCGGCTCGGTGCCACGGCCGGTGGGGACCTCCATGCTGGTCGCCGCATCCGGTGACGTCCTGGGCAGCCTCTCCGGTGGCTGCGTGGAAGGCGCCTTGGTGGCGCTCGCGCAGGAGGCAATGGACGACGGCGTTCCCCGCCACGAGACCTTCGGTTTCAGTTCCGCCGACGCCTTCGCAGCCGGGCTAACCTGCGGGGGAGAACTGGCCATCCACATCGAGCCTGTGCCCGCGGGGACTGGCGCTGCGCACCCGCTCCGCGCCGCCCTTGCGCGACTCGCCGGCCTCGGCCCGGACCAACCCGTCGCGCTGGTACGGCTGCTGGGGAACGCGGGAGGTGCCGCCGTCGTCCTTCCCGATCCGGCCGCTTTCCGTCTGGCCGCGTCTCCCCAGCTGGCAGTGCTGCTCGACGGGGAGCCGGCGCTTCAGGTTGAGGCGCTTGTGCGCGGCGGCGGAGCCGGCCTGGTCCACCTCCCACAACCGGGGGAGTGCGCTGCGGACCGCAGCGACAGCCAGCCGGCGGGGCCGGCTGTCCTGGTGGAGTCCCGGCTGGCCCCGCCACGGATGCTGGTGTTCGGCGCCAACGACTTCGGCGCGGCACTGGTGCCCGCCGCCAAACTGCTGGGCTACCACGTGACCCTCGTGGATGCCCGCCCAGCCTTCGCGTCGCAGCCACGGTTCGCCGCCGCAGACCAGGTGGTCACGGACTGGCCGCACCGCTACCTGGCTGCGGAAGCGGCGGCAGGCCGGACGGACAGCCGCACCGTGGCCGCCGTCCTCACCCATGACCCCAAGTTCGATATCCCCCTGCTGGAAACCGCACTGGCACTGGACCTCGCCTACGTTGGCGCCATGGGATCCCGCCGCAGCCACCTCCAGCGGGTGGACGAGCTCCTCAACGCAGGCGTCCCGCCGGAACGGATCGCCCAGCTGCATTCACCCATCGGCCTTGACCTCGGCGCCGTGACTCCTGCCGAAGTGGCGGTGTCCGTGACCGCGGAACTGATTGCCGCACGGAACAGCGCCGCCACCTGCGGGCCGCTGCGGGACACCTCCGGCGCCATCCACCACCCGGCTGCTCCTGCAGCCGCAGACCTTGATACTCAGGAGATCGCATGGACATGA
- a CDS encoding NCS2 family permease, with product MTILDHSHEERSAPTTSTTRRAPRTSTQATGTPRPPAPESFLDRFFQITRRGSTLAREFRGGLVTFFTMAYIVILNPLILGGFSADNAPTDVAGGWLSAAQVGAVTGLTAGVMTILFGLIANLPFGLAAGLGINSFLAVSVIHEVTWPEAMGLVVINGILIVLFGVTGARTAIFRAVPKELKAAITVGIGLFIAFIGFVDSGFVRPTAGGPPVQLGDGGSITSVPTLVFVVGLLAMGILVARKVQGGLLIGIVGTTVLAAVVEAIMKIGPASSTNPGGWHLNTPVLSGQLVSAPDLGLVGQFDLFGSFARIGGLAATMLVFTLVFTNFFDAMGTMTGLAKSAGVAHKDGTFPRLKSAFIVEGFGAVAGGATSGSSNTVYIDSAAGIGEGARTGLASVVTGLLFLGSMFLTPLTSVVPLEVAAAALVVVGAMMMAQIREIKFTKFTVALPAFLTIVTMPLSYSIANGIGVGFVSWAVIGAASGKAKKIHPLMWVVSAGFLVYFARGPINALLGG from the coding sequence ATGACCATCCTGGACCATTCCCACGAGGAGCGTTCGGCTCCAACCACCAGCACCACCCGGCGGGCGCCGCGCACTTCCACGCAGGCAACCGGAACACCGCGGCCGCCGGCGCCGGAATCCTTCCTGGACCGTTTCTTCCAGATCACCCGGCGCGGCTCAACCCTTGCCCGCGAATTCCGGGGCGGCCTGGTCACCTTCTTCACCATGGCGTACATCGTCATCCTGAACCCCCTCATCCTGGGCGGTTTCAGCGCCGACAACGCCCCCACCGACGTCGCCGGCGGCTGGCTCTCCGCAGCCCAGGTGGGCGCCGTCACCGGCCTGACCGCCGGCGTCATGACCATCCTCTTCGGCCTCATCGCCAACCTGCCGTTCGGGCTCGCCGCGGGACTGGGCATCAACTCCTTCCTGGCCGTTTCGGTGATCCACGAAGTTACCTGGCCGGAGGCCATGGGCCTGGTGGTGATCAACGGCATCCTGATCGTGCTCTTCGGCGTCACCGGCGCGCGGACCGCCATCTTCCGGGCCGTTCCCAAAGAGCTGAAGGCCGCCATCACGGTCGGCATCGGCCTCTTCATCGCTTTCATCGGCTTCGTGGACTCCGGCTTCGTCCGGCCCACCGCGGGCGGTCCGCCCGTCCAGCTGGGCGACGGCGGCTCCATCACCTCCGTGCCCACGCTCGTGTTCGTCGTCGGACTCCTGGCCATGGGCATCCTGGTGGCACGCAAGGTCCAGGGCGGCCTGCTCATCGGTATCGTCGGCACCACCGTGCTGGCCGCGGTCGTGGAAGCCATCATGAAAATCGGCCCCGCCAGCTCCACCAACCCCGGCGGCTGGCACCTGAACACTCCCGTTCTGTCCGGCCAGCTGGTGTCGGCCCCGGACCTGGGCCTGGTGGGCCAGTTCGACCTGTTCGGCTCATTCGCCAGGATCGGCGGACTCGCAGCCACCATGCTGGTCTTCACCCTCGTGTTCACCAACTTCTTCGACGCCATGGGCACCATGACCGGCCTGGCCAAGAGCGCCGGCGTCGCGCACAAGGACGGCACGTTCCCGCGGCTGAAGTCAGCCTTCATCGTGGAAGGCTTCGGCGCCGTGGCGGGCGGGGCCACCTCCGGTTCCTCCAACACGGTCTACATCGACTCGGCGGCCGGCATCGGCGAAGGCGCCCGCACCGGCTTGGCCTCGGTGGTCACCGGCCTGCTGTTCCTTGGCTCGATGTTCCTCACTCCGCTCACCAGCGTGGTGCCGCTCGAGGTCGCCGCAGCCGCCCTGGTGGTGGTGGGCGCCATGATGATGGCGCAGATCCGCGAGATCAAGTTCACCAAGTTCACGGTGGCCCTGCCGGCGTTCCTCACCATCGTGACGATGCCGCTGAGCTACTCGATTGCCAACGGCATCGGGGTGGGCTTCGTGAGCTGGGCCGTCATCGGGGCCGCTTCCGGCAAGGCGAAGAAGATCCATCCGCTCATGTGGGTGGTCAGCGCCGGGTTCCTGGTGTACTTCGCCCGCGGGCCCATCAACGCCCTGCTGGGCGGCTAA
- a CDS encoding nucleoside deaminase, which translates to MSTTVTAEQFLARSIRLATANVLNSGGPFGAMIVTADGQTFDGVNRVTADNDPTAHAEVTAIRTACRELGTFDLSGATLYTSCEPCPMCLASALWARVSRVVYAADRHDAASVGFDDAVFYEYFENQDRDSLMPVSKLELGDPQAPAPLEPFNTWNTLESRIDY; encoded by the coding sequence ATGAGTACCACCGTCACGGCCGAACAGTTTTTGGCCCGCTCCATCAGGCTGGCAACAGCCAATGTCCTCAACAGCGGAGGCCCGTTCGGCGCCATGATCGTCACGGCGGACGGGCAGACGTTCGACGGCGTCAACCGCGTCACCGCGGACAATGATCCCACCGCCCACGCCGAAGTTACCGCCATCCGCACCGCCTGCCGCGAACTGGGCACCTTCGACCTCAGCGGCGCCACCCTCTACACCAGCTGCGAGCCGTGCCCCATGTGCCTGGCCTCCGCACTCTGGGCACGGGTAAGCCGCGTTGTCTACGCCGCAGACCGCCACGACGCCGCCTCCGTCGGCTTCGACGACGCCGTGTTCTACGAGTACTTTGAAAACCAGGACAGGGATTCCCTGATGCCGGTCTCCAAGCTGGAACTGGGCGATCCCCAGGCCCCGGCCCCGCTGGAGCCCTTCAACACCTGGAACACGCTCGAATCCAGGATCGACTACTAG
- a CDS encoding 8-oxoguanine deaminase, which translates to MTLPTPASASRLWIRNPLAAFTANTLDASGGVVVADGVITEVLAAGQQPSAPCTETFDAGSHALLPGLINTHHHFYQTLTRAWGPVANAPLFPWLQNLYPVWARLTPKDLELAATVALAELLLSGCTTAADHHYLFPAGLEDAVDIEVEAVRRLGMRATLTRGSMTLGTDDGGLPPQSTVQDPEVVLADSERLVGRYHERGDDAVVQIALAPCSPFSVTKEIMAESAALAERLDVRLHTHLAETLDEEDFCREIFGLRTVDYLDSVGWLTDRTWLGHGIHFSDAEITRLGAAGTGVAHCPTSNMRLASGTARVLELEAAGVPVGLGVDGSASNDASNMILEARQALYLQRLRYGADVPVERALGWATRGSAAVLGRTGLGQLAPGMQADLALFRLDDLRFSGSHDPIAALLLCAADRADRVMVGGQWRVVDGQIPGLDVAGLIADHSAAAKRLVNG; encoded by the coding sequence ATGACGCTCCCCACCCCTGCATCCGCCTCCCGTTTATGGATCCGCAATCCGCTGGCCGCCTTCACCGCCAATACCCTTGACGCCTCGGGCGGGGTGGTGGTTGCTGACGGCGTTATCACCGAGGTCCTGGCCGCGGGGCAGCAGCCGTCTGCGCCCTGCACGGAGACCTTCGACGCCGGCAGCCATGCGCTGCTGCCGGGCCTGATCAACACGCACCACCACTTTTACCAAACCCTCACGCGCGCCTGGGGTCCGGTGGCCAACGCCCCGCTGTTCCCCTGGCTGCAGAACCTGTATCCGGTATGGGCCCGGCTCACGCCGAAGGACCTGGAACTGGCTGCCACGGTGGCACTGGCCGAGCTGCTGCTCTCCGGCTGCACCACCGCCGCCGACCACCACTACCTTTTCCCTGCGGGGCTTGAGGATGCCGTGGACATCGAGGTTGAGGCGGTCCGGCGGCTGGGCATGCGGGCCACACTCACCCGGGGGTCCATGACGCTGGGAACGGACGACGGCGGCCTGCCGCCACAGTCCACCGTGCAGGACCCGGAGGTGGTGCTGGCGGACAGCGAGCGCCTGGTGGGCCGGTACCACGAGCGCGGGGACGATGCGGTGGTCCAGATCGCCCTGGCACCCTGTTCGCCGTTTTCGGTAACGAAGGAGATCATGGCCGAAAGCGCTGCCCTGGCCGAGCGGCTGGACGTCCGCCTGCATACGCACCTGGCCGAAACCCTCGACGAGGAGGACTTCTGCCGGGAGATTTTCGGCCTGCGGACAGTTGACTACCTGGACAGCGTGGGCTGGCTGACGGACCGCACCTGGCTGGGGCACGGAATCCACTTCAGCGACGCCGAGATCACCCGCCTCGGTGCGGCGGGGACCGGCGTCGCGCATTGCCCCACCTCCAACATGCGGCTTGCCTCCGGAACTGCCCGCGTCCTGGAACTGGAGGCCGCCGGAGTCCCGGTGGGGCTGGGAGTGGACGGCTCGGCATCGAACGATGCCTCCAACATGATCCTGGAAGCCCGGCAGGCCCTCTACCTCCAAAGGCTGCGGTACGGCGCCGATGTGCCGGTGGAGCGGGCTTTGGGCTGGGCAACCCGCGGATCCGCCGCCGTACTGGGACGGACCGGCCTGGGCCAATTGGCACCCGGCATGCAGGCCGACCTGGCGCTGTTCCGGCTCGACGACCTCCGCTTCTCCGGCAGCCACGACCCCATCGCCGCCCTCCTCCTGTGCGCCGCCGACCGGGCGGACCGGGTGATGGTGGGCGGGCAGTGGCGGGTGGTGGACGGGCAGATCCCGGGGCTGGACGTGGCCGGCCTCATTGCGGACCACTCGGCGGCGGCAAAGAGGCTGGTCAACGGCTGA
- the ligD gene encoding non-homologous end-joining DNA ligase, translating to MTPSKTPPEVLEIDGIEVRISSPDKVVFPGPRLTKLDLVKYYLAVADGALRGAGGRPMVLKRFPKGIDAEPFFQKRVPENHPPFIDTTTLHYASGTSAEEAVIRDAAGLAWVINLGCLDLNPHPVRAEDLERPDELRVDLDPMPGVGWSQIVDVAYVAQEVLEDAGLVGWPKTSGSRGLHILVRIAPEWSYKDVRLAAETLAREVENRAPGLATARWWKEERGESVFVDFNQNAKDRTVASAYSVRPLPDARVSTPVTWEEMRTARPEEFTVRTVLERYARIGDPHTGIDDSVGRLDGLLALAKELGPAEKAPRSGNGSGRRQSSMPLIEVARTKTKPEALAALDEWKSRHAAVVKSLQPADVLVDGMRGSSSLWYRVRVNLQHVPDTDRPVQEELVADYDPWAGKQWPGRPGS from the coding sequence ATGACACCGTCAAAGACGCCACCCGAGGTTCTGGAGATCGATGGGATCGAAGTGCGGATCTCCAGCCCGGACAAGGTGGTGTTCCCCGGGCCGCGGCTGACCAAGCTGGACCTGGTCAAGTACTACCTGGCGGTGGCAGACGGCGCGCTGAGGGGCGCGGGCGGCAGGCCCATGGTGCTCAAGCGGTTCCCCAAGGGCATCGACGCGGAGCCCTTCTTCCAGAAGCGCGTGCCGGAAAACCACCCTCCCTTCATCGACACCACCACGCTGCATTACGCGTCCGGGACCTCGGCGGAGGAAGCCGTGATCCGGGATGCTGCCGGACTGGCTTGGGTTATCAACCTCGGCTGCCTGGACCTGAATCCGCATCCGGTGCGCGCGGAGGACCTTGAGCGCCCGGACGAGCTGCGGGTGGACCTTGACCCCATGCCGGGAGTGGGCTGGTCGCAGATTGTGGACGTGGCGTACGTGGCGCAGGAGGTGCTGGAGGACGCAGGCCTGGTGGGATGGCCGAAGACGAGCGGTTCGCGCGGGCTGCACATCCTGGTCCGCATTGCCCCCGAGTGGTCCTACAAGGACGTCCGTCTCGCTGCCGAAACCCTGGCGCGGGAGGTGGAGAACCGGGCTCCCGGCCTGGCTACCGCACGGTGGTGGAAGGAGGAGCGCGGCGAGAGCGTCTTCGTGGACTTCAACCAGAACGCCAAGGACCGCACCGTGGCCTCCGCCTACTCCGTCCGGCCGCTGCCCGATGCCCGCGTTTCCACACCGGTCACGTGGGAGGAGATGCGCACTGCCCGGCCTGAAGAGTTCACGGTGCGCACGGTTTTGGAGCGGTACGCCCGGATCGGTGATCCGCACACCGGCATCGATGATTCAGTGGGCAGGCTGGACGGGCTCCTGGCCCTCGCAAAAGAGCTGGGCCCCGCCGAGAAGGCCCCCCGGTCAGGCAACGGGTCCGGCCGCCGGCAGTCCTCCATGCCGTTGATCGAGGTGGCCCGCACCAAGACCAAGCCGGAAGCCCTCGCAGCGCTCGATGAATGGAAAAGCCGGCACGCCGCCGTCGTCAAATCCCTGCAGCCCGCTGATGTCCTGGTTGACGGGATGCGCGGGTCCAGCTCGCTTTGGTACCGCGTGCGGGTGAACCTGCAGCACGTTCCCGACACCGATCGCCCGGTTCAGGAGGAACTCGTTGCGGACTACGACCCCTGGGCCGGCAAGCAGTGGCCGGGGCGGCCCGGCTCCTGA